TTGAATACTGATATCGACGAAGAGCAATTTTGTACAATTTGAGACGAAGAACAGATATAGTCTCTCTTCAGTAATTGTACAATTTGATTGCGTTTTTTGTGAAATCTCTTTCTgttgaggaaggagagaattaCGCAACTGGTGCCTTCATCAGGAATGAAAATCGCCTTCATTTCAAAATTGGAATAAAATCCTTGACAGAATCACATCAGATTTGGTGCCTTCATTTTAGGGCTTTTTAATGGCAAAATCTacctatttttggattggtatataatttgtagtaaaaATGTGGACTATATgggtaaataacaaattatgaacatttttggtaataatgtttgatatatggtatagataggtaaaaatcccaaaataaaaatctatttttagtatacatgtcaagtaaaagtgaacagATGAAGTAATAATGTGGGAACAAGTTAAAGTCACTTTCCCATGAGATATAAAAAGATTTGTTTAGTTTCTTGTGAAATCCCAAATATCGACATCATTAAATAACTACAAACTCGTGATGTGAGACCATTGTCCTAACTCCTAAATAAGCATATTGTTACATTCTAAACCAGAGATCTGTCGCATTAAACAATAACACGAGTCTTCTACATGATAATTACCATAAAATGGCCCGATGAGAGCTGCTGAACAGATATTCCAACAAAACCGTAACAAGTCTAGCTCTTATCGTGATGAATCAAAACTAATGATCGGCAGTCCGGTGTACTAAGCTTCAGCTATGTGCGGGGTCTGGGGAAGAACCGAACCACAAGGGTATTATACGCAGTCTTACTCTGTATTTCttcaagaggctgtttccacggttcaaacccgtgacctcctggtcaaaACTATacttaatatttttttagttAGCTAAATGGCCATTTCTACTTTATTAGTGAACTAACTCTATTTTCGCTCTAGCAAAATGACCATTTCGACTTTAATACTACTTCCATTTTATGTGATAATTTTTCTTTAGACTGaccaaaaaaataaatacttTTTATATCTGAGAACAATTAATTTTATATATCTTATTTTACATATGACATGATCTTTTTAGCACAAAAGTGTTATGATATGTTTAAGCATATGACCAATTACATATACACggtggcggatccaggatttataGGTCGTGGGTGCTTCAttgattttaatttaaattctaaaTGGCCAAACATGGTCATAGTGGGTGCTCATGATCAATTAGTGAAGTTTTTAGATATTATTTATGAATATATTATATAATTTGGCCAAAGCCAATAGGTGCTTCAGCACCCATATGTCCAAAGGTGTATCCGCCACTGCATATACATAAAGTGAAACTAACGGAGTATAATATTTTCCTAATGAATGCAAATATTAAGAATTTAGACTAACCTACAATTTATACATGTGTTTTAACAGTAGCAGATGATGccttaaaaagaaagaaaggatataacTACCTTTTTCAGTTGTACACTATGCGGCAGCCTTTGAATTTCGAGataaaagagtttttttttttttaattatcatgacctttttgaattttgaattgttAATTTTTATCACTAGTGCTTTTATCATATTTTTTAAATATgtaaaatttcttttaaaaaatgtaGAGATTCTACGTCTGCATTCATGATCAGAATTAAGAAGTTTAACTTCCAAATCTGAATTGTATCACAGAATTTGGGTGGGTGGGTGTTTTTTGTtgtggggtggggggtggggtgggggggttGAGTAACCAAATTATATATAAGTGCACATTTTAATGCTTACCATGCCAGCAGTGGCGAACTTAAGGAGCAAGCAAGCAACAGTGGATCCAAGTAACTGTGCAATAACATAGAGAATACCACGGAAGAAAGTGATATTTCCTCCAATAAATGCACCGAAAGTAACGGCGGGGTTAACGTGGCCGCCGGAGATGTTAGCGCTGACGGAGACCGCCACAAAAAGCGCAAAAGCATGGGCTACAGCGGCGGCGATGAGGCCGGCGGGAGTGGTAGCACTGTCGGATGTCAGCTTGTTGAATGCCATGCCAGAACCCTGGCCGGCGAATACGAATATTAGGGTACTTATGAGCTCGGTCAACGCCGCCTTGAGGGCGCCCGGCTGGCGGAGTTCTTCGTGAGTTCCGATGGTGATTTGGTGGATCGGCATGGCCGGAAAATCAAGATTCAGAGAGAGAAAATTAAGAAAGTATTATCTACTCTGTAGTAGTGTAATAAAGGACTGAAAGGAGAATGATGCAAAAAAAGGGAATATTGCATGGATTTATATTGCGAAAATTTGCTTGGGTTGTTGGGAAAAGGTAGCAGGTTGCCGGTAAATATACATTCTTATTTGGATAATCACTAATCCTTTTCTCTCAATCTTATTTAGTTATTTAGAGTATTCATTTTCTGTGTTTGTCAATTAAAAGCTTGGTATCTTTCTACATCTAAAAAGCACCTAGGGGCTAGGTGACTCTACAGAAAGAGTTTGACCTTTTCTGTCATTGAATTTTACGAAAAATTGTTCGTTTATTGttgtttttttaataaaaacaaacaaactaaaataTTTCTGAAATTGGATTTTGTAAAGTCTGAAAAAATGAGATAGAAAAATTTTccacaaaaataaaattactCCTACAAAAAATCGAGACAAACGTCACCGTATTGTTTACAATTCTATTTTTACTTAAATAAGATGCTCTAATAGAAGTTGACACGTCGTGCATTTCATTTAAAAGAAAACTTTTTTTAGGGGTCATTTTGGTTCCCATGATAATGATTAAAAGATCCCGCGATAGAACTCATGATTTTTTTTAATCCCATGTTCAATTAAAGGTATTAgctaatttcaaaataaatttatactaaaatagtGAGATATCCTCATTTATCCTGCCATTATACTAAATGACCCCTAAATATCGAATAAATTTACACGTAGTAGTCTGTCCTTACTAGGCTTATCGAATATAGTATTAGTAAATAATGCCAGTAAGCGAATTAGATTTAAATTAGAATAGTGCAAGTGGCAGATCCAAAGAACTTACCGGGTTACTATCAAAGCTTACAATGTTAGTCTGATTTTCACATTTCTTTGTCAGTCCCTTTCTTTTACCACATTTAATTAAATAcgaaattttcataaaacactatcttttagtagtaattagccatttatagatactatttgctatattacggattatagatacattttatgtggttataagatatatttgatgtatttaagttattgtattcatgaatataatagcaaaaataggcgtgaatcagggaagtccagctaatcagttgttgtattcgagtgtatttgactgtattcatggagtaaaATATGgtattacagctggacagattattgtattcgactgtattcacggcgtgaaataggggataaactatttttaaaatggaaagtgaatcaattaacataatagactcctaatataactcaacaaactcaattataacacacaaattttatattttcagttataaaaaagattctcaaccgaaaaatgccccaaaaacatagcaatcttcagagaaattatataatacatctgaatacataaattatattaattaaaaaaaacttatgaatacattcatggcatatagcgagacagtgaatacaatgaaatacatagaatacattgaaatatagtgagaaaaaagatagtgaatacaatgaaatacatggaatacaacgagacacattgaattacaatgaatacaatgaaatacatgaaaatacattgaaatatattaacagaaaatcaagttgcttagccccaaactccatcgtctttgttcaagaacaaaccaaCCGGATTATATGTCGTCGGCTGCTGTTCAAGAATCAGCTTAATGTCGACGGCTACTGTTATTGGTGAGAATCTTGAACATagcaatcttcaagaatcaattTTTTTTGAATATTCGAAGATTAACAAAACAAAGTTCTGAATGCTGAAAGTGCTCAGATTGCAAACAGTTTTGCTTTTTCCGTGTTGGTTTGTTTATGGAAAATATGTACAACTGGTGTTTAGTTTTATGAAAGACGAAACAATTGTTCTCTGGCAAACAAACTACAATTGTTCTCTGAGAAAGGTTCGTGGGTTTGCTGGGAAATTTTAGtgggatgggggaagagaatgggatgtatcaaattagagagagaaagaaaatagtgtaactgattagcatatttagtggcttagaactaggaggtaaccaaaattaaatattttgctataaaccttaaaaggtatctatagaatataatttttttaaatgatatttatttaaaatatataatgtgttaacctttgctatagtaGGTAAAAATTCCTAATTAAAAACTCTCTCCAGAAATATAATTACCAGCCCGGCCAATATTGACAGCTAAGAATCACTTCCACTTTTGATGTGAATTATTATTAGTGACATGTGAACGATTAGACACGGAACACACTAAACTggtccatttcttcttcttcttcttaaaatttttctTATTTGATGTTTAGTATCTCTATTGGAGTTCGTATTAAATTTAAATTTGTATTGCATAAAATCTATTAAAGGAGAATGCGTTTCTTACCCAAAAAAATTTTCTATCCTCAAAACTGGAACCTGAAATATCCTATAAAAAATCTAGAAATTACTATTCATCACACtattgttaggtgtttgccataattttttTGTCATATTTGATTTTTCTATCTGTTGAAGGAAAGTGAAACATAtttaccttaattgggttttccttcttgtagaaggaaattacaaatctctcatatttggctagtcatttttcttgtaggaaaaagtttagatttctataaattgaagatccaTCATTCTCATTCAGCaccatccacaatgtagccatgtggggtttgagagtcgtgtttaaggggagaactttacgggacttATAAGTCCCATAAaaacttataagtgtggtgcacaacacacccataaacaagactctgctagacacgacttgtagattccctaggacagaactgctctgatatcacttttgtcacgacccaaaccgatgggccgcgacgggcgcccggtaccttactcaaccgagtaccaacataacgtatcttttcgtgtcatactatcataggtaaatgagccagagtggctatcgtgagataagtagaataaaacatggagaaatactTGACATTGGATGATCCAACAtttaatccaaacttatacatatgacgtacgagcctataaggccggcatgatcctttatatactcaaaacataggctgacaaggccatacaagaatccgtatacatgacatctatctataagcctctaagaataaataatatcataaaggttgggacggagccccgccataccaaacaatacacatctaaatcatattaaccaaacgtgcaactccggagcaaatggagtgcaccaatatCTTCCGCTGAACTAatcgcctacttggaggactctcgacctatctatcggggcCTGCAGTCATGAAAcgtagcgtccccaggcaaaagggacgtcagtacaaataatgtaccgagtatgtaaggaatgaaaatcagcagacaatagacatgagagaaacatggagtaaaagactcgacatgtaaatctgaatagctctgtgaaatcctttaatatttaaatgtcatgcatatacgtgtaaatgtcatgcataggtacatgtgttcataacatcatcaagcctctaagggcatcccatcatatcatctcggccactataggcaaaatcatcaacgtataccagctgatcaggtggtggtgcatatataacgccataacctttcacatatcccatatacatatatatatatatatatatatatatgcgtatataacgccatctgatcatgagtcaatgtacatatataaatgcatgaaatacatgtgaaaatatgttaataaaatctctcggtacgtcataaaaccattatgcctctgattaatatcatgaaataaattttactaacttacgtatttttgagacccatgaacagatgatagaataatatgacacatagggaatcaagaacattGACATcactagtatttctatgaatagagtcatttatggaatttgtgcattttctcgtttcgttcGTGCCGTATAGATCatgcaaaaaagaaagaaaggatagccttaacatacctgagccgattctcttgacaatccctttaaTATACGTCAATTGCAGCAAATCACGTAACGACGAgatcggagtagggaaaaattcatatgatattcttgcgaaagattgcaccgtacttcctTAAAATTGCAACATCTCACGTTTCTAAGATGCTAAGAGATTTTATTTGCATAAACATACTAAAGATTAAAATGCAAACTTGTGGTCTCAAGCGGTTTTTTTATATAATTGGTTGTGGGGTCCACTTCTTTGATGAATTAGAAACCAAAATCTTCTAAAGTTTCCACCAAGCTACGTGATTATGAGTCATTAATTGGGTTTTGAGTAAGGCCTCACTTGCTGCCACGATGGGAGCTTATTAAGCTTATCCAAAGCTCCTAATCAATTAATTAATTTCCCactaaaaattaataaataaccacttacccacataattaagaattatctcaaattacttaaaatactattcattttaacacactttatacatcttactatcatggtcataaaTCTTGTATGGTActgtccataaatatcgggtattataactcggaccgtattttatctcaaaatgacatacttcaacgaaactcatttcttcgatttgcttaccctctcaccttcatgaattggTTTGAAAGAGCATAGTacttaaaatctcaaaataatcttatTCCCGCACTTACGtagattaacttacgacgaaactttaacgtacgaaattGCAGAATGTAACAGTAAAGCGGAATTGACAAATAaaaccatactccaaaacctGAAGAAGAGATTGACCGACTCAAAAGGAAAGTGGAAAGAAATCTTGCCCGTGGTCTTGTGGGCATACCAAATGATTTCGAAGTCAAGCACATGTGCAACACTGTTCTCTTTAGTCTACAGCGTGGAAACTCTGATTCTGGTAGAAGTAGGAGAACCACGCCTAAGGTTCCAATACGCTACAGAGACGTCAAATGATGAGGCCATGTCCACGAGCTTAGACTTATCGGACGAAAGGTGAGAAGCCGCCCTAGTCCGGTTAGCTGCCAAAAAGCAACGAATTGGGAGATACTATAATTGAAGGGCAAACCTTCGACACTTCCAAGTCGGGGACTTGGTATTAAGGAAAGTTACGTTGCATACCAAGAACCCAAACGATGGGAAACTAGGCCCGAACTGGGAAGGGCCATATAGAGTCATCGGTATAATTGGGAAAGGCTCGTATAAGCTCGAGTCAAGGAACGGTGTACAACTACCCAACAACTAGAATGTGGCACACTTAAAGCGGTACTACTGCTAAGATACGAACACAATTTTCCTTGTAGTTTATTACGCTTTGAACTAACTCGTGCAGGTATTCGGTCGAGATCAAATATGAGGATTAGGTCTAAAAacacgtgttgcactcttttttccttggaCCGATTTTTTTCCGAAGTGGGTTTTAcgataaggtttttaacgaggcaatagtaAAACGTGCTACCCTAGTTTTGAAGACCGTCCGGAGGCCAGGATTGCGGATCACCCGTATTGGACCGAGCCCTCACAAGTTTAGTCTCGAATACTAGGGGGGCCATCACACCCTAAGTCAAGATCCTGAGTTCAGAAAACTTAGAAGGCATTTTATTTGATATTGAAAGCCAAGGCTTGAATTATTAGAATGAATTGTAAGGGTCAAATGGTCAAACGAACCGTGCCCGTGTAGCTCATTCTTGCCATGGCATAAAGCTTTTATACCTTCGATTATGTACTCTACATTCAaagtgatgaaagaagttttgcTTTCTATATTTCATCAGTTCATATTTTCACCAGTGATATTATCGTTAAGTTACTTAGAATAAATAACGGGTTCAAAACTCTTAAGCCTACGGGCCTCCCCGAACTGGGGACTACTACCCGACAATAAGATCGGACAATTCGGGCTACCTAATCTCGAAGGCACCGAGCCTACTAGGCAGGGCCCAAACATGAAAGTCTACATCCAACTTAAATGGCTCGGAGACGTCCAAGTCTGTACATCAAAAGTAAGGTCCTTACACATGATTAAAACCTATGAAAGAATACTTCAGACCCGATGTTgcacccctttttctcgcgaaatcgggtttcaaCGTGTGACAACTTTTTTAAGGAAGGGTTTTAAAAGagagagtcgtcacctaacagattaagattcgttagggcacctatttgcagatAACTCTGTCTAACTAGTTtgcgtcaccaaagatcgggtaagggatcgaaattacctcaaagagaaggtgttaggcactcttcgaggtccacaattgtgggtcccagccgaactcaattatatgaattagtctatgtGATCAAAGATAAGAAAACAAAGGGATTAGGGGAGTTCATTATTAAACACAAATAATCGATTGAAAGGCTaggtgtgtgtggggggggggggtcctaagttttttagcctaatgGATCACCCCgtacaacataaataatacttcgtaactccctcaagatggggtgttactcatattattcagcgggcatagactatcatctcctgctacccaattactatctttaaaACGCACTAGTCAATTCTAAGTCGTATCATGCgcatgcactacccgtcccatacctatggtccaggaggcattTGGACCTCTATCGCAGGGTGGTTCTAGACTTCAACTTAAGCTgctcaaaaatgaaaaatactaGGCGACATATAAAACATTTTGGACTTTCACTTATAAGCAAAtaagggctcaagttagcctccacattTAGACAACGAATGCACGCAAGTCAGATTAACAAAGATAGTTGTTGCTTTTAACAAGTTAAggtgcagaaacctataggcaggatctctatatGAATCTGAATTTAATGAGCTGGCAGTTTTACAATCTCTGAGACCTACATAGTTGCCTACTGATTATAGGTATAAGCGATTAaaactataggcatgatatctaggcatTTTATACAGTAACTGATAATAGTGATCATTCGATTATGTTCAGAATTGGTTaattgagtcctataggcatggtttctagtgaCAATATAACACACAGCATTGAGGATTATTAAAAAAATGAGTGGGATAATTAATTAACTGAttcagatcttataggcatgagttctatacttaaaactgattttagctcctataggcatgatttctataaataAAACTGATtttttggatcctataggcatgattcctAACAAGCAGGCATAGAGCACATTTGAACCAAAAGGaagaacctataggcagtatcTCTACAATGATTGGAATATAACACTATGACGACCCAACCAGtcttctcatgagttaccgctccgtttcccccatttcagcttctttatgcttcgttatccgtgtttttgtgatatcgggttggGCGGATTgagtccggaatgagtttggtaaagtttgagacacttagtctcttttaagaaggcttaagttggaaaagtcaaccggatgttgacttatgtgttagaaggctcgaaagtgagttccgatggttcggttagcttcgggaggtgatttgtgacttaggaacgcgatcggaatggattttggagttgtagagaagatttaggcttaaattggcgaagttgatattttggcggttctggttgataggcgagattttgatataggggtcggaatggaattccgagagtgacagtagcttcgttgtgttatttggaatgtgtgtgcaaaattttaagtcattcggacgagatttgatagactttttgatcgaaagcataatttaagagttcttggagttcttaagcttcaatcctatgttaaattggtgattgatgttgttgtgagcgttctgaagttttgaacaagtttgaacgatgtcatgggatgtgttggtacaattggtttgaagttccgagagttccgggtaggttccgggatgttttagactgaaaatcatagttgtagcaggtccagaagggttgcaggcctcggaacccactcatgcggtccgcacaaaaagaagtgcggccgcggtatgtgctgtgcggaccgcacaaaatgaagtacAGCTGCGGTAGATGCtgtgatagcatcaagaacaaaggatatagttaaggacaatgatagagatgatagagttttggaagctccaaggccatttacaagatctcaagctaaagagttgcaagctaaggttgctagacttcaatggcaaataaagaagcttttaattgtagaggaagagctcaagcccaaaggagatgaattgtccaagttttacaattatttggtagtccaaattgaagtccaagaggaggaagattgggttaccaaatcagcccttgaagtccaccaatagggctcaaaatgaccttaaaagaggtccaaaagggggtgtttcaaaaggagcccaattggagtccaaaccaatggcccaaactaatagttttaaggcccaaatctgccccaaaaggatttggccgcccccacttaattttgatggcttttgttaccccttaggagccacctacctaagtttgatggctattgtgacccctagcagccccctacctaatttagatgactttttagcaaccccctacattattttaagtgcttttaactcctataaataaggagttcttctcattcataagacacaacatttattgattaagtatatcatactttgagagttcttttgaacctttgttacttgtgctttgagatttatctttcaacctttactagttcttagttcaaggtagtaagattacttctcttttatgatatctttgattcctttgtggtattcttagaaggcgattaatactagttattaattgttgtctcaagttactcgtaaagtggtcaagatccgaatctattgttttgatttgctttttaagtaaaggcgtttgatttcttccataaatcaagacgttgttactttgatcttgtcaaggctatagaacttgcattcttggaagttcttggaattctttccttgaattcttcccatatcctttattttcatctctttaattctagttgttcaattccttgttgttattgcttccgcatttacttctcaaattcttactctaatttggattcccgatcTAGTTGTTATCatgctgtgcggccgcactgcggTGGAGGAATATTTCACTGGTCCTATTTCAGAAGCTCATATCtattgatctacaaggaattttgagatgattcaaaaacaaaagttgtagcccttcgtgtatagtttccataaaggtaaagatatcgcaatttgaacatctgtagcgaaagttatggccaaaatactaaatcctGTCACTGGAGAGGAAAGCCTGTGCGgtcgcggtcatttttgtgcggaccgcactggttttgtgtggaacgcggtcgattttgtgcggttcgcagaggtagaaatctgtggggtactctataaatacgaggttttggattttatttgatattttgacctagagagctcggattttggtgatttttcgaaggtttttcaagaaattcatcggggtaagtgattctaactcagatttggctagagtacatgaatctatcattgaattcattatttaattcgtgatttgggatgaaatttgggaagaaaattgtgaaatctttcaaaaatataaaatgatgatttgaaggaccaaatggtatgagatttggataattttcgtatggttagactcgtgagagtataaggattctagttttgtgaattttgtcaaattccgagatgtgggcccgggggtcaggtttgaccaatttctggattttttgtggtaattcgattgttttcgcttgggctttgttcccttggcatattatgacgtattcgttctgaatttggatagattcaacgcgcgtggaggccgattcgaggggtaaaggcgtcgcgagttagagatttagccggttcgaggtgagtaatgattgtaaatgatgctctaagggtttgaaaccctggatcgcacatcgtagtgctatattgaggtgaggcacacgcttgatatcgagcgtggggtcgtgcactattaaagatcatgacttggtccatctcgattgatgattttaccgtgtatttgactgaaacttatttgctatcatcatgatttgggttgattgccatatttgggctttgtgccaactatttgaacccttcgggatttttattactatttcctcactgtgtTGACTTatcacttgaactcagtcatgttattttccactattttactactcagccatctttgctcagttttgagacttaaatgatatttttaaatgatgttttaggctgggaaatactgttttactattgcccgaggggcttgtgatgatttttggactgagtaaggccgagggcctagttgtgaggatacattgatactgatttgaggccgagggcctgaaatacataaatatgtcacgagatggcttgattgatatgaggccaagggcctagatttgatgccacgagatggtttgatattgcgcttgggccgtaaaggggcccctcccggagtctgcacacccccagtgagcgcgggtacccattgtgatgtgagattgagcccgaggggcggaaattgttgatgatgtgcccgaggggcgaacttctatgtgtttactcTATCATAATTGTCTGTAaattacctgtttatttgttgtgaagtactttattttgcttttcattggtttactgcttacaaattacctatttaattgcttcattatagaataccctatgtatatgtgttttcttactttcagcttGTACcgctgagttggagtactcactttacttcctgcaccctgtgtgcagaacAAGGTGTAGCTGgtaccgctcctgagtgctgattcctccagttccaagcggtttttcggagactacgaggtagttgttgacgtccgcagccccgtgtctctacttctctatcatttctgtttcctttcaaacacttgtagtagtttatgactttagcagactagtattatggtttagagatgctctgacttgtgacaccccggttagggctgtgtcgggttggactttc
The Nicotiana sylvestris chromosome 11, ASM39365v2, whole genome shotgun sequence DNA segment above includes these coding regions:
- the LOC104245649 gene encoding probable aquaporin TIP1-1; this translates as MPIHQITIGTHEELRQPGALKAALTELISTLIFVFAGQGSGMAFNKLTSDSATTPAGLIAAAVAHAFALFVAVSVSANISGGHVNPAVTFGAFIGGNITFFRGILYVIAQLLGSTVACLLLKFATAGMSTGAFTLCSGLSVWNALVFEIVMTFGLVYTVYATAIDPKKGDLGVIAPIAIGFIVGANILVGGAFDGASMNPAVSFGPALVSWTWTHQWVYWAGPIIGAGLAGVVYELFFINHSHEQVPSAEY